The nucleotide sequence CGGCGAGGCTGATCAGCCGGTCGTGGGGCTTGCCATCGGCGTTCAGGGCCAGAATATCGTCGCCCGAGGCCGCGTCCCGGAACCGCATCGGTCGCTCGGTGTTCGCGCTGGATATTTCTCGAAACCAGGCGCGCAGTCGCTCGCCATCGAACGGTTGGAAGGTCAGCGGCGCCGGCAGTACGGCATCGACGCGCACCGCCCGTTTGAGATACTGCCAGGCCCAGCTGTTACAGCCGATCACCGCCCGGCGATCGAGTTCGCTCAGCCGGTCGAGCAGGGCACGGATCAGCCATAGCCCGTCGCGGTGACGGAGAAACCACGCCTCCAGTGCCGGCACGACCAGCAGGCCATCGCCGTCGAGCGCCGGCAGCGCGTCGGGTTCCGCTTGCAGGATGGCGTCTCGTGTGGGCGTTTGCAGCACATGATGGCCCTGTCGTTCGGCCCAGCTGGCGACAATATGATCGTGATCGCCCGGCGGCAGCACGATCAGCTGAAGACGCGGGGATTCTGGCCCCCGGTCGGCCCAGGCGCCGAGCGTGGCCTGCAGTTCGTCGATCAGCGGCCCGCAGGCCGGCGGCGCGGCGGCGGCGTTCAGCATGTCAATCGTCGATGAATGCAGGCGGGCGTTGTCGATTTGCGGTGCGTCGGTGTGGCGGCGGAGCAGTTCACGCGCCCGCGTGAGCACGATCTGCAGTGTGTCGCGCGTCGGCATGGCCGGAACGCGGTAGTCGGACAGCGGCCCGAAACGCGGGGTCTCGTCTCGGCTTTCGGCGTCCGTCATGGGCTTTCCTGGCAAGCTGCGTGGCAATCGCTTCGTTGGCCCGAGTATAGCGGGGGGCTTGCAAACGAGGGCCGGCGATGCCATTCAATAAGCATTATTCCCACGGCTTGGAGGATGCGATGGCCAGTGGATGGGCCCGAGAGGGCGCGGTACAGGAACAGATCGACGACACCGTGAACGATGCCGTGGCGAAGGCGCGCCGCGAACTGGCGCAGGGCGGCGCCAGCCTGACGCATTGCGAGGAATGCGGTGAGCCGATCCCCGAGCGGCGGCGCGAACTGATCCCCGGCGTGCGGCTGTGCGTGGCATGCCAGGCCGAAGCGGACGAACACGAGCGCCGGGCCGGTGGGTTCAATCGGCGCGCCAGCAAGGACAGTCAGTTGCGCTGATCGGCGTCGAACGCGGCGCGCAGACAGGTGGCCAGGGTCTCGGCGGCCGTGCCCGCATCCGCACGCTGGATCAGTGCGATACGCGTTGCGGCGAGCGCCGGCAGCTCCCGCAGGGCCACCAGCGGCGGCTCGACCAGGCCGGCGGGCAGGGCGGCGACCGCGAGATCGGCGAGTGCCGCCGCGCTCTGGCCCGTGCCGCTTTCGCTGGAATAGGCGATACGGTAATTGATATTGGCGCCGTCGAGAGCGGCGAGGGCGCTGGATCGCCAGGCGCAGCCGTGATTGGCAAGCGCCAGCGGCAACGGGCGGCGATGGGCGGCGCGGCCATCCGGCAACCCGGCCCAGACCATGCGCTCGGTCGCCACGATATCCTCGATACCTGAATCGGTATCGTCGCTGCCCGCCGAAATCAGGGCCAGGTCGAGATCGCCGGCGGCCACGCGGGCCGACAGTTCCGCACTGCCGCGGGCGACGACGTTGACCGTCACCTGCGGATGTTCGCGGGCGAGCTGGCCGAGCGCGCGCGGCAACACCCGGCGCCCGAGATCATCCGGCAAGCCCAGCCCGACCTGGCCTTCGATTGCGGGGGCGAGGAAATGGGACACGGCCTCGGCGTTGAGCTGCAGAAGACGGCGCGCGTACGAGAGCAGCAATTCGCCGTGTTCGGTCACACGCACCCGCCGGGCCTCGCGCACGAACAGCGGCTGGGCGAGCCTGTTCTCCAGGCCTTTGATCTGCATGCTCAGCGCGGAAGGGGTGCGGTGTACCTGGCGCGCCGCGGCGGTGAAGCTGCCGGCTTCCGCAATCGCCACAAAACTGCGCAGTACGTCCGTATCCAGCGTGCGGGGCGGATTTATCGATGCGTGCACGGCGTCGTAAGTTAAGTAAAATTGAACATCTAATGTAGATCTTTGCGCTGGATTGAATCAAGCGGGCGTACCAGTCTGGATCGGGCCACTCGAACCGAGCCTGTTTTATGTGTCCGATCGAATGCTCCCGCGCGCGCCGCGTGCTCTCGGCACGGCGCGTTCTACCCGATCTCTACATGCCGGCGATGCCGCCGTTGGGTCTGATTGCCCGGATACGCCGTGCCCTCGATCGCCGGGCGTGCCGACGCCAGCTTGAGGCCCTGCTCGGCGAAGACGATCATCGGCTGGTCGATCTGGGGCTGACGCGAGCCGGTATTCACCAGGCGCTGCGTTGTGCCGATGATCCCTGCCGGCAGTTGGCCCGAACCCTGAAGACGAAAGCCGCAACGCCGTCCGCGAAATTCCCATTCGATAGCCAGTGCCACTGATAGGCCGGCTCTGATCGCCGCCCGGGGCCGGCTGTGGGGCGGTGGTTTTTCTGTTAGTATCCGCCGCTCGCGCCCGGCAGCGCGAGAATCCCGAATCGATGATATTGCGCCGCGTCGAGTGCGGCGGGCCAGGCGAACGAAAACGAACGCCTGGCCCGCCGCACCCGACGCGGCTATTTGTGTTTGGAAAGATAAATGCTGCAACTGATCCGAGAACACTGGTTCTCTAATGTGCGTGCCGACATGTTGTCCGGCTTGGTGGTCGCGCTGGCGCTCATACCGGAAGCGCTCGCCTTTTCCATTATTGCCGGGGTCGACCCCAAGGTCGGGCTCTACGCCTCGTTTTGTATCTGTACCGTCAACGCCTTCGTCGGCGGTCGGCCGGCGATGATTTCGGCGGCGACCGGCTCCATGGCACTGGTCATGGTGACGCTGGTGGCGAAACACGGCGTCGACTATCTGTTCGCCACCACCATTCTGACCGGTATATTCCAGTTCATCGCCGGCTCGCTGCGCCTGGCCAACTACATGCGCTTTGTGTCGCGCTCGGTGGTGACCGGCTTCGTGAACGCGCTCGCGATCCTCATCTTCTGGGCACAGATCCCCGAGCTGACGAATGTCTCGTGGGTGGTGTACGCCATGGCGGCGGGCTCGCTGGCGATCATCTATCTGTTTCCGTACATACCGGTGATCGGGCGCATCTTTCCGTCGCCGCTGATCGCGATTCTGGTGATGACCGGCATCTACATGTCCGGCCACTTCGACATCCACACGGTCGGCGACATGGGCCAGCTGCCGGGCAGCCTGCCGAGCCTGATCTGGCCGGACATCCCCTGGAACTGGCATAGCTTCAGCATCATCGCGCCCTACGCGCTGACGCTGACGGTGGTGGGGCTGATGGAATCGATGATGACGGCGACCATCGTCGACGACCTCACCGACAGCGGCAGTAACAAGAATCAGGAGTGCCGCGGTCAGGGCATATCCAACATCTGCACCGGTTTCATCGGCGGCATGGCCGGCTGCGGCATGATCGGCCAGACCGTGATCAACGTGAAATCCGGTGGCCGTACCCGATTGTCTACGCTCACCGCCGGCATCGTGCTGCTGATCATGGTGGTGTTCCTGTCCGACTGGGTCGGCCAGATTCCGATGGCCGCACTCGCCGCGGTGATGATCATGGTCTCGATCGGCACCTTCTCCTGGGAGTCGATCCGCGACATGCCCAAGCACCCGCTGTCGACCAATCTGGTGATGGTGACCGTGGTCGCGGTCGTGGTGGCCACCAGTAATCTGGCGATCGGCGTGTTCGTCGGTGTGCTGCTGTCGGCGTTGTTCTTTGCCAACAAGGTGGGCCGGCTTCTGCATATCACCAGTCACCTGACCGACGACGGCGAACACCGGATCTACGAGATCACCGGTCAGGTGTTCTTCGCCTCGGCGAATTCGTTCCGGCATGCCTTTGATTACGGCGAATCCTTGTCGGCGGTGACCATCGATGTGCATCGTGCGCATTTCTGGGACATCTCGGCCGTGGAAGCGTTGGACCGGGCGGTGCTGCGCTTGCGGCGCGAAGGCATGACGGTCGACATCGTGGGCATGAACGAAGCCAGCAAGACGCTGGTCGACCAGGTCGCGGTGCACGACAAGCCCGACGCCGAAAAGCTGCTCGAGCAGCACTGATACAAGGGGGAGAACAATATGTCCGACGAGCGACCGATCGTGGCGTGCATCGATGGTTCGGGCTATGCGGCGGCGGCCTGCGATGCGGCTGTCTGGGCCGCCACGAAACTCGAGGCGCCCCTGACCTTCGTCAACGTCATCAGCCGCCGCAAGCATGCGGCCTCGACCGATTATTCCGGCCAGATCGGCCTGGGCACGCGCGAGCACCTGCTGACCGAACTGGCCGAGCTCGATGCACAACGCGCCCGCCTGGCGCGGGATCGGGGCCGCGATTTTCTCGACTCGGCCAGCCAGCGGGCGGCCGCTGCTGGCCGGCCCGAGCCGGCAACGTGCCAGCGCAACGGCGAGCTCGTGGATGCGCTGCATTACATGGGCGACGACATCCGGCTGTTGGCCATCGGCAAACGCGGCGAATCCGCCGGCGACGATGATCATCTGGGCTCCAATCTCGAACGCGTCATCCGCGGCGTGTCCTGCCCGATCCTGGTTACCAATCAGAGTTTTGCCGCGCCCGAGCGTGTACTGATCGCCTTTGACGGCAGCCGGACCGGCCAGCGCGTCATCGAGCGCGCGGTGGCCACGCCGCTGCTGGGCCAGGTCGAGGCGCATCTGGTGTATGTCGGGCAGCCCAACGACAAGAGACGCCGCCAGTTCGATGACGCGGCCGAAAAACTGCGGGCGGCCGGCGCGCAGCTGACCACCGCCATCATCGACGGCGATGTCGAGCCCGCGCTGCACGACTACCAGCGCAAGCACGATCTCGACTTGATGGTGATGGGCGCCTATGGCCACACGCGTATTCGCGAATTACTGCTCGGCAGCACCACGACCGACATGATTCGGCGGGCCGATGTGCCGTTGCTGATCGTGCGGTAACGATCGACGAACGCGCAGGTGGAGGTGGGCCGGCGGAAGTGGCCCGCCCGCCTTGTTTCGGACCCGGGCGTCTCGCCGGAACAGCGCCGCGCCCGCCGTATCCCGGATGCTCGGCGCGCTATGCGATCAATGGGCGCTCAATGCGGGTTTCGATCCCGAGCTGCTGCAGGACAAAGCCGGTGGGTGGCGCGCCTTGCATCACGATGGTTGCCGCACTGCAGCGTCCCTGTCCGAGCCGGTTCTCGGAGTGGCGATTGCATGGACGCCCGAGCCGGAAAACGCAGCCTGGGATGATTCGCTCGCCTCGGTATGATTGGTATGACGTTGACCGGCATTATTGCGGCGCGGCCCTACGCGGCAGACGACCATGAACCATCCGGAAATCGATACGGAAACGATGTCGCAGACCTTGCATGCCCTGCGTCAGCAGTACCGCGACGAAAGCAAACGATCAAAGAGCCAGCGTGCCACGGTCGAACTCGACCAGACCACCACCGGGCGGTTGTCGCGTATCGATGCGTTGCAGGCGCAGGCCATGGCGCAGGCTTCCGAACGGCGCCGGAATCTGCAGTTACAGCGGATCGAGCACGCGCTGAAGCGGCTTGAACGGGGCGAGTTCGGCGCGTGCATCGAATGCGGCGAATGGATCGCCAAGGGGCGGCTCGAACTGGACCCGACGGCGCTGAAATGCATTGAATGCGCGGAATAGGCAAGGAGCCAACCCGCGCCCTGTCTCGGATACCCAGGACAGGACACCAGCCGTGGCCGCGAGCCGTAGCGCGATCCGGTCCATGGCACCGCCAAGCCAGAACAGCCGGCTGCCGCTGGCCAGGGTGGCGATCCCGTAGAGCAGGCTCACGGTGGTGCCGCGGATGTTCGCGGCGGCTCCGAACTGCGGGCTGAACAAGCCCACGAAGAATGTCTGGCCGAAGCTCGAAACAAAGGTGGCGACGAAGCCGAAGGCAATGACGCGTAACGTACCGGCATCGGCGCTACCGGGGTGGTTGTTGTGCATTGTTTCGTCCACGATCAGGCGGCGCGCTGGCGGGTGTGGCCGGCACGCCATCAGGCGTCCATCCGGAAATCACGGGCCGCGCCGACCGCGCGGCGTGTTGTGGGGGCGGGTCGGGGCCCGGAAAGCGACGATAGCTTACAAGGCCAACCGGGCAGCGACGAGCCAGCCCGTTCAAGTCGATTCAGCGCATTGCGACCGGCGCTTTTCGCGGCGTTGCGCGACCCGTGGTAGCCTCCTATGAGCCGTCAGACGTCGTGTGTCGCCGGCGAGCGCGCCGTGCCGTTGGTCTTCATCGACGCCATGACCCAATCTGATGGTAATGGAATGCGGTGGTCACACCCGCTCCGCCCGCTTCAGGTGGCCAGCACGACGACTGATATGATTCGTCGAGCCGAGGTGTCGTTGCTGATCGTTCGCCAGGCATGCCCACCCGGGCACAGGCGTTGCATGTGGCCTCGGCGATGTTCACATCCAAAGAGGCGCTCTCTGCGCCCGGGGGAATTGAATGACGAAATCGACTCCAGCATGGCTTGCTCGCGCGGCCGCCACCGCCGGCCTGATCGTGGCCGGCACCACGCTGGCGCAGGCTGCGAGCGCGCCGACCATCAGCTTCGGCGTGCCGCCGTGGCCCGGGGTATCGGTCAAGACCGAGATCGCCGAGCAGCTGCTCACCACCCTCGGCTATCAGACCAAGACCGAGAATGTCGGGTTGCCCTTCATCTACCGCGGCCTGACCGACGGCAACACCGATGTCTTCATGGGCGCGTGGCTGCCGGCGCAGAAGGCCATGCTGGGCCCGCTGGTCAAGAAGAAGCAGGTGGTCAAACTGGGGTCGAACCTGTCGGGCGCGATCGAAGGGCTGGCGGTGCCGGATTATGTGTGGAACAAGGGCATCCACTCGATCAAGGATCTGGCCGCCCATCCGAAGATGTTCGATCACAAGATCTACGGCATCGAGGCGGGCAGCGCCATGGATCAGGCCATCTCCAAGGCCATCAAGAACAACTACCAGGGTCTCGGCGACTACAAATTGGTGCCCAGCAGCACCGCCGCCATGCTGGCTGAACTCAAGCACTCCGAGCCGAAGAAGAGCCCGATGGTGTTTCTCGGCTGGCGTCCGCACTGGATGAATATCAAGTTCCATATTCATTACCTGAAGGACAAGCACGGCAGTGCGATCGCCGGCATCAAGAGCGATGTGCTCACGCTGGTCTCGGCCAAGCTGAATAACGACAACGTCACCACGCTGCTCAAACATATCCATGTGCCGGCCAAGACCCAGAGCCGCTGGATCTACGACTACAGCTACAAAAAGGGTGACAAGTCGACAGTGGCCCATCAATGGTTGGCTTCGCATCCCAAGACGGTCGAGAAATGGCTGGCCGGCGTGAAAACCGTCGACGGCGGCTCGGCGGTCGACGCCTACCACAAGCGCTACGCCAAGTAGCGCCCGGCGCCGTGCTCCGGGCGGCATTCCGGGGCACGGCCAGAGTGCGTGAATATTCGCTGCCGGGCCGGACGGCCCGCGGCGGCGTAGTCGCGGCATCGCCTTCGCGCGCGTTCTGCGGCCGATGTTCCCGTTCCCGGGGCGCAATCTGAACCCGGGCCATCGCTGGAAGACCACGGCTACCCTGTTCACGCTGCCGATCCTGATGCTGATGATCGGGCTCACCACCGGGGTGTTCCATACCCGGCAGCTGCGGGTCATGCCGCACGGACCGCACGATTGACCGCGCGCCCGGCTTCGCGCAGCGTGGCGGTATGTTGGAACATGGAAACGAAACATGGACGATATTCACGATCGCGTCGCCCTGGTGACCGGCGCATCGCGCGGCATCGGCCGCGGCGCGGCGATCGCACTGGGCCACGCTGGTTGCCGGGTCGCGCTGGGTTATAACCGTTCGGCGGACGCGGCCCGGGCGACCGCCGCCGAGATCGAGGCCGCCGGCGGGCGTGCCATCGCCGTGCAGGCCGATATGGCCGACCACGACGCACTGAACGTCATGGTGGATACGGTCGAGTCCGAACTCGGCCCGGTCGAGATTCTGGTCA is from Salinisphaera sp. LB1 and encodes:
- a CDS encoding DksA/TraR family C4-type zinc finger protein, translating into MASGWAREGAVQEQIDDTVNDAVAKARRELAQGGASLTHCEECGEPIPERRRELIPGVRLCVACQAEADEHERRAGGFNRRASKDSQLR
- a CDS encoding LysR family transcriptional regulator, which produces MHASINPPRTLDTDVLRSFVAIAEAGSFTAAARQVHRTPSALSMQIKGLENRLAQPLFVREARRVRVTEHGELLLSYARRLLQLNAEAVSHFLAPAIEGQVGLGLPDDLGRRVLPRALGQLAREHPQVTVNVVARGSAELSARVAAGDLDLALISAGSDDTDSGIEDIVATERMVWAGLPDGRAAHRRPLPLALANHGCAWRSSALAALDGANINYRIAYSSESGTGQSAAALADLAVAALPAGLVEPPLVALRELPALAATRIALIQRADAGTAAETLATCLRAAFDADQRN
- a CDS encoding SulP family inorganic anion transporter, whose protein sequence is MLQLIREHWFSNVRADMLSGLVVALALIPEALAFSIIAGVDPKVGLYASFCICTVNAFVGGRPAMISAATGSMALVMVTLVAKHGVDYLFATTILTGIFQFIAGSLRLANYMRFVSRSVVTGFVNALAILIFWAQIPELTNVSWVVYAMAAGSLAIIYLFPYIPVIGRIFPSPLIAILVMTGIYMSGHFDIHTVGDMGQLPGSLPSLIWPDIPWNWHSFSIIAPYALTLTVVGLMESMMTATIVDDLTDSGSNKNQECRGQGISNICTGFIGGMAGCGMIGQTVINVKSGGRTRLSTLTAGIVLLIMVVFLSDWVGQIPMAALAAVMIMVSIGTFSWESIRDMPKHPLSTNLVMVTVVAVVVATSNLAIGVFVGVLLSALFFANKVGRLLHITSHLTDDGEHRIYEITGQVFFASANSFRHAFDYGESLSAVTIDVHRAHFWDISAVEALDRAVLRLRREGMTVDIVGMNEASKTLVDQVAVHDKPDAEKLLEQH
- a CDS encoding universal stress protein — translated: MSDERPIVACIDGSGYAAAACDAAVWAATKLEAPLTFVNVISRRKHAASTDYSGQIGLGTREHLLTELAELDAQRARLARDRGRDFLDSASQRAAAAGRPEPATCQRNGELVDALHYMGDDIRLLAIGKRGESAGDDDHLGSNLERVIRGVSCPILVTNQSFAAPERVLIAFDGSRTGQRVIERAVATPLLGQVEAHLVYVGQPNDKRRRQFDDAAEKLRAAGAQLTTAIIDGDVEPALHDYQRKHDLDLMVMGAYGHTRIRELLLGSTTTDMIRRADVPLLIVR
- a CDS encoding TraR/DksA family transcriptional regulator — translated: MAQASERRRNLQLQRIEHALKRLERGEFGACIECGEWIAKGRLELDPTALKCIECAE
- a CDS encoding glycine betaine ABC transporter substrate-binding protein, which encodes MTKSTPAWLARAAATAGLIVAGTTLAQAASAPTISFGVPPWPGVSVKTEIAEQLLTTLGYQTKTENVGLPFIYRGLTDGNTDVFMGAWLPAQKAMLGPLVKKKQVVKLGSNLSGAIEGLAVPDYVWNKGIHSIKDLAAHPKMFDHKIYGIEAGSAMDQAISKAIKNNYQGLGDYKLVPSSTAAMLAELKHSEPKKSPMVFLGWRPHWMNIKFHIHYLKDKHGSAIAGIKSDVLTLVSAKLNNDNVTTLLKHIHVPAKTQSRWIYDYSYKKGDKSTVAHQWLASHPKTVEKWLAGVKTVDGGSAVDAYHKRYAK